The following proteins are co-located in the Halarcobacter sp. genome:
- a CDS encoding phosphoglycerate dehydrogenase, producing the protein MKIAVTSKAFSKNEILISELRKYFKDIKLNHGTRKLTEKEVIDFLEDCDGAIVALEDINRNVVDNLPKLKVIAKFGVGLDNIDIKYCKEKNIKIGWTAGVNKRSVAEMTLGFMLMLIRNLYTTSNKLSESIWDKNGGCNLYGKTIGIIGIGNIGKELIKILNVFNCKILVNDIIEQNDYYKKNNLIESTKEEIFRQSDIITLHIPLDKMTTNLINKNTLQMMKQTSFLINTARGDLVNLTDLKYALQNNIIAGAAIDVYDQEPPSDKELLSLENLICTPHIGGNSKESTLAMGVSAIKHIKELLND; encoded by the coding sequence ATGAAAATAGCAGTTACGTCTAAAGCATTTAGTAAGAATGAAATTTTAATAAGTGAATTAAGAAAATATTTTAAAGATATAAAACTTAATCATGGGACAAGAAAATTAACAGAAAAAGAAGTTATTGACTTCTTAGAAGATTGTGATGGAGCGATAGTTGCATTAGAAGATATAAATAGAAATGTAGTAGATAATTTACCTAAATTAAAAGTTATAGCAAAATTTGGTGTAGGACTAGACAATATAGATATAAAATACTGTAAAGAAAAAAATATTAAAATTGGATGGACGGCAGGAGTAAATAAAAGAAGTGTAGCTGAAATGACACTAGGATTTATGTTAATGTTAATTAGAAACTTATATACAACTTCCAATAAGTTATCAGAATCAATTTGGGATAAAAATGGAGGATGTAATTTATATGGTAAAACAATAGGTATTATTGGTATAGGGAATATTGGAAAAGAACTAATAAAAATACTTAATGTATTTAACTGTAAAATTCTAGTTAATGATATTATTGAACAAAATGATTATTATAAAAAGAATAATCTTATAGAATCTACAAAAGAAGAAATATTTAGACAAAGTGATATTATTACCTTACATATTCCATTAGATAAAATGACAACAAATTTGATTAATAAGAATACTCTACAAATGATGAAACAAACATCTTTCCTTATAAATACAGCTAGAGGTGACTTAGTTAACCTTACTGATTTAAAATATGCTTTACAAAATAATATAATAGCTGGAGCCGCAATCGATGTTTATGACCAAGAGCCACCTAGCGATAAAGAGCTTTTATCTCTAGAAAATCTTATTTGTACTCCTCATATTGGCGGCAACTCAAAAGAGTCTACTTTAGCAATGGGAGTAAGTGCAATAAAACATATAAAGGAATTACTTAATGATTAA